In Lytechinus variegatus isolate NC3 chromosome 18, Lvar_3.0, whole genome shotgun sequence, a single genomic region encodes these proteins:
- the LOC121432150 gene encoding muscarinic acetylcholine receptor M1-like gives MDAGVWMQIITRTVIFFLGIPGNISILLVYRKRKTGGSTRIYIMAIAVVDLGVCLLSPAIIYNSIETYANIIFCKLFVFAYVSLVFLSLLLMVLIGIDRYFKICHSIRIKTSPRRAKLTVTICTIFCFGFNTPFLLFLTLKKQDDGVICAQSAQGDFQDITTSTIYLIAFAIAFGCYGLIYRNVKGHSKVRARMFGAPGLQPGGAGSTMRPQPSGSRVAPSVTNTAEDHISHGISNDGASTVPSVSGSIHLDKSATLHPDRQAWKEHAVNSVSNNNALSQQNIASTAQNERGEGDRKGKTDKVKSKRAPLDKTTKMMLAVTVIYFLTWVPEIIIVTLFERLISTELNNVFVELIIALLRDLFAVNQIINPVIYGLINKKFREDVLRVLKR, from the coding sequence ATGGATGCCGGAGTTTGGATGCAGATAATCACTCGAACTGTTATCTTTTTCCTGGGAATCCCAGGTAATATCTCCATCTTGCTGGTGTACAGGAAACGAAAGACAGGTGGAAGCACCCGAATATACATCATGGCAATCGCTGTGGTAGATCTAGGAGTTTGCTTGCTCAGCCCCGCTATCATCTACAACAGCATTGAGACATACGCAAACATCATTTTCTGCAAGCTTTTCGTTTTCGCTTATGTCTCTCTCGTGTTCCTATCTCTTTTGCTGATGGTCTTGATAGGAATCGATCGTTACTTCAAGATTTGCCATTCAATCAGAATCAAAACCAGTCCCCGACGAGCAAAGCTTACCGTGACTATCTGCACAATTTTTTGCTTCGGATTTAATACGCCATTTCTACTCTTCCTAACCTTGAAGAAGCAGGACGACGGTGTCATCTGCGCGCAGAGCGCTCAAGGTGACTTTCAAGACATTACTACGAGTACCATTTATCTGATAGCGTTCGCGATAGCGTTTGGTTGTTATGGACTGATTTATAGGAACGTCAAAGGCCACTCTAAAGTTCGGGCACGCATGTTTGGAGCTCCGGGTTTGCAGCCAGGTGGAGCGGGTTCAACGATGAGACCTCAGCCCAGTGGGTCCCGTGTCGCTCCTTCTGTAACCAACACTGCAGAGGACCACATCAGCCACGGAATCTCAAACGATGGAGCGTCTACAGTTCCTTCTGTCTCGGGCTCCATTCATCTTGACAAATCTGCTACCCTGCACCCCGACAGACAAGCTTGGAAGGAACATGCTGTCAACAGTGTATCAAACAACAACGCCCTCTCGCAACAAAATATTGCATCCACTGCTCAGAATGAACGTGGTGAAGGAGATAGAAAAGGGAAGACCGATAAAGTGAAATCTAAAAGAGCACCTCTTGATAAAACGACGAAGATGATGCTAGCCGTGACGGTGATTTACTTCCTTACGTGGGTTCCAGAGATTATTATTGTGACCCTCTTCGAGCGATTGATTTCTACAGAATTGAACAACGTTTTTGTGGAACTCATCATAGCTCTCTTGCGGGATCTGTTTGCAGTAAATCAAATCATCAATCCAGTTATATATGGACTTATCAACAAGAAGTTTAGAGAGGATGTTTTGAGAGTGCTAAAGAGGTAG